From the genome of Balearica regulorum gibbericeps isolate bBalReg1 unplaced genomic scaffold, bBalReg1.pri scaffold_34_arrow_ctg1, whole genome shotgun sequence:
AGAGGGCAGCTTCAGCACATAAGGATTTAATATCAGCACCACAGTACCctagcaaacaaaacaagaatcaAATGTTACATCAGTCTCAGGCAACACAGAAGTCAAGGGCAAGGTTTCCAAAGTGCAACACTGAAAGGCTTTGTATGCGGCCAAAAATTAACAGTTTAAGAGAGAACGTAAAGAGTTACTGCACTGCAGAGAGGCTTTCTTACGTGGCTCGCAGCCTGATATCCTGCACTTATTAAGCAGCCTCCTAATCAAAACTGTGCTCCCCAGGAAGATGCCCCAAACCCATTCAACATTctgagagacaaaaagaaaattaaaagaaaagaagcaccTGACTTTGTTTGCTCCCACGGCGTGCCAGCCGCCTCACTCTGCAGCAAGGTGCAAGAGCTCGAGTACTGCCTGCTACAAGCTCAGATTCCTTCGGACTCAGTCACACGCAGTAActcactgtattttcaaacttaccaacacatttttcagctagCTCTTCAAGGAACATGTCCAATGGCTTAGGGGTCCAATCTCGTGTGTGAATcttgaaaatctcttttctaGCCTGGAAATAAAATGGTCGCATTTTAGTTTGTCCaaagttttctctgcaaaaaccccaaagcaacacaaaaccccccaaaccctcacATTAATACAAATCCTTGGTTTATCTGCTaaacttttaagtattttacaGTTCGATTAATAcgctctctgctttttcaagcAGGAAATTTCATCATTCTCAATTTGTCACATTACTCTCTGCGAGGGCgtgcagtgaaataaaaggCTTCCATAAAAAGTAAGTTTCCACAAGTATGAGGCCTGAAGatcctgaggaaaaaattgtaGTAAAAACTTACCTGCAGAGATTTTTTCATCAAAGAAAACTCTCAGGAATTTAGCAAAATTTCAGGTGGCAGCCTCATTAGTTCatcaaatttgcttttctgccagTTCATTCAAGGAAAACAGTCCTAGCACTACGTTTCAAGTTGCTACAATTACTACAAAGGCAAACAATAATTATGACTCCAACTACTGTCACTGATGCAGAAAATGTCAAACGTTGCCTATCTTCATCTCCGATCTTAGCAAGATCTTTTATTTAAGTACTCCCTGGTACACAGTTTATTTATGGCAGAGTTCTAGACTTCTTCCACAGTAGGGAATCATAGATTGCATGTGTTTCACGGCACCTCCTCTCCTGTTCCTGAAAGCAGATAAAAACTGGagacaaatgtttctgttaaagATGCTGTTTAGTGCACTTTTACTAGCCTTCAATCCAACAagcattttatccttttttccagaaagtgcTAATGAAAGAAATATCCATGATAGccaaattaaaacacacaaaaccagggTTCCACACTGTCTTCCTCCCCATATTTTTTGGTTGCTATACACCTACTTTTTCATTGCTTAGCTATCGCCACTGCACTAGAAGCTTCCCAAGCCCCACACCTGTCCAGCGTACCTCACATCTTTGTCCAATAATAAGTTACCAGTAAGAATGTCAGATCCCAAAATACTTCCCTCCCAGGATACGCAGCCTGGGAACAATCCAGCACAGGTACATCCGCTGTCCATTCATAAACCAAGAACTGAGAGCAAGACCACTTCAGGATGAAAGTGTCTAAGTGGATTAAGTAAGTCTGCAAACATGGACAGatttgggaatgaaaaaaaattaagtcgCAAAAAATTAAGTCCTTTGTTTGCAAAAAGGAATTCTTGTGCGCGcaccatttctttcattttcaagatgAGATAGCAGTAATTTACAGCTAATTCAGGCATTCATTCTTTCTTACATGTTTCAGTGACTAGCAGCAGCATGCCATCTTCTTGGCTGGTCACAGTGAAACCAAAACTAATTACAGAACTAACTACTTGTGGAAATCCTCTTAATGGTGTATATATTCAGTACCGGATCTGCCCTCCACAGTCTCTCTTTTGTCCAAGTTGTCCAACACTGGTTCTGACTTTAACTGCTCTGTAATACTGCATTGTTACGTGGTTGTGTTATAAAGAGGGACTTTGTCACGTGAGCATTAAGGTTGAGTTTAAGTTCTGACCTCTTGATTTGGCAAGCTGAAGAGGAACTCTCGATCAAAGCGGCCGGGTCTTCGTAAAGCAGGATCTATAGAATCCAGCCTGTTGGTGGCTCCAATGACCACAATCTCTCCTCTGCTGTCTAAGCCATCCATAAGGGCCAGAAGAGTTGACACAATAgagctaacagaaaaaaatataattgtcaTTCACTGGTTTAGGAAATTTTGTTACATTCTACACAATCTCCTGCAATGATCACTCAAAAAGGACAAGCTTTTCTTGATGAGATGCTGATTAGCCAAAGACTTCATTTAGgacataaaaaacccaataagCTAACACAGGCCTTGTGCTGATATCAAGCTGAGTGAATTGCTTTcaattattgtttaaaaatcatctgAAGTTTAGTAGCATCGAATTACTAGTTTTCAGGATAAATTCATGTATCACATAAAGTTAAACGGGCTGTGGTGGTCTTCTCACAAAGATCAAGCAGCTTCTATGTAGATACAACAAATGTACTACCTATGAATTTGGTCTTGTTCACTGGACCGCACAGGAGCAAGACCGTCTATctcatcaaagaaaataattgaaggtCGCATCTGGTAGGCCtagaatgaaaacagaggaatATTGACATAAGTAAACCAGCactcttttaaagagaaaatgcattaacaATGTTTTGGTTGGACAGTCCCTGGAACTAGATTTTTCAGACTGGCATCAGGGATCTCTACTAATTGAGCTCATGGAGTGAGGGGCACGAGTAACAGAAGACAGCAGCTTGTGTCAAGCCACTGAGACCGGGTGACAGGAAACAAATCATAGCAGTAGTTTTTACAGCTATTTGGCAACCGCCCGAGAACAGAGCCGAGACTTAATTCAATTACAGGTTCTGAAAGCAAGCTTCCATTAAGAATTTCAATGACTATGCCTTCAGCCTGCATCTGTTTCCCTCTGATCTAAAGCCACCATCCATCTCTTGCCTCTTGAAACCctttttgtggctgttttggtttgggtttggcggggttttttggttgatggttttttgggggttttggtggggtttttttgaggtgggTAGCAGGGGTTTGCTTTGCGAGGTTTTCTCGTTTTATTAATTAAggagttttattattattaaggaGTGAgttgttcttaaaaatactgaCCACAGAAAATTACAGTTACCACTCGGACAGAACACACAGCACGTTTCAACCTTACCTGATCAAATAATAAACGAAGCTGTCGTTCCGATTCCCCCGCCCATTTACTCAGGCAGTCGGCACCTTTTCGCATAAAAAAGGCTATTCTCCTCTCACCTTGGCTACATTCGTTAGCAAGCGCACGAGCAACCAGTGTCTTTCCAGTCCCTGGCGGACCATAGAATAGACAGcctctgcaattaaaaaaaaaaaaaaaagaaagaaagaaagaaagaaaaagaaaaaagattcatATATGATGGAAAAGTATCTATGACAATCCTCATCCCTAAACCACACACCTCTTCTCTCCTAACCAAAACGCTTCGTGTATAAGATCGCAGTAACAGCTGAAGTgtgagaaaagtgaaaagagaTGGAAGTTTTGTGTTCCTACGCAATTCAACGAGGCAGTAAACGCAGCAAATAAAGAGGATAATGGAGACGTACAAACCTTGAGAAAAGATCTTAGTGTCCCAGAAGGACGCTTCCAAAACTGCTGACAAACTAACaggggtggttacagcagagTGGAGCCAAACCAGAACAAACTTCAGCGCAGAATCTGAGACTTGGCTAACTTATGACACGCTGCATATAAATGCTTGTTTTCACAAAAGGCAAGATTTGCTAGTAAAGCATTTCATTCTCCCTTAAAACCTTTCAGCTACTGGATTTGGTCTCCCAGGCCATCCATTGCTGATGATAAATGAGGTGGAAGTCTAAACCTGGGAGAGTATTCTGCATTTCCAGATAAATACAGCCATCAACTAGAAAAGCCAATACACTGCTGTTTCCAGAAGGATTTCAATgaataaagaagcaaaaccactggaatattttcttttcattatttgtaatACTTTTAAAGTTACTGAAAGCAACGACTTTAAAGTCATATTTCACTATACCATAATTGAACTCTGCTGATCAAGACTATATAAAGCTAACACTTAAATCTCTAATAATTTCCTAATGCAGAACTACTTGAGCTGTGTAAAAAGTGGACAGATTCTTATTGTAGCCCACGCACAACAAACACTGCAAGGTTCTAGTTGCAAGTCCTGTCAATTCTAAAATGTATACTTGATCACTTGAACAAAAAGACAGTTGGTGGGAGAGACAACTGGACTTCCAAGCAACAAATTACAGTTGACTACCAGTAGATGATTCCTTCTTGCTTATAAACTAGAATTTATAGTTTTAAAGAATATCTGTTACCTTGGAGGTTGAATTTTGAATCTCTCAAAGACTTCTGGGTAAAGCAGTGGAAAAACCACCATctcttttaaagctgaaatgtgGTCAGAAAGACCACCCACACCATCAAATCGcacctaaaaataaattcaacagAACACGTTTTATATGTGAAAGAAATGTTCTGGGCAATGTTCAGATTGCTTGAGAGAAAACTGTAAACCAaggtagttgtagacagcaCGTTAttgaaagctttcagaaacactgGAAACATCTCACGGACACAATGAACTAAAATTACTTACTGAACAATCTATTTGCATTGGATCAACATCAGCCAGAGTTGCTCCAATTTTCATGCGATCCTTGTGAATTCCCTTTAACTCATCTTTTCGAAAGTTTAGTGGAAGACACCTGATTTGAattaaggagaaagagaaaggcacTTTCTAACTTGGGATGCAGctagatttttgcttttataatgaTGGCAAGTGAACGCAGAAGACCTTCTAAAGGAGATAAACTTCCTAAATAATTAAGTATTTGTTCAGATTGGTTTACATTTAATGCCCAggagtaaaaaaaggaaaagggtcACTCCAGACATTAAACtgagttaattattttaatcGCTCGTAGCACTTCTAAATATCCATGCCAGACCACACAGCATACAGATGAATGCAAGCTTCAACCAACTTACTCCGTACGTGGAGACCGTGACCTGACCTTGATTTGTGTGACGGAAGAACTCCCCAAAACACACTGACatctttcaaagattttttggCTTCTACATTCAAAGACTTACAGCCCAAGGGGATACTTATTTCAGTGTGGATTAACATTATAAAGGCTGGCCACTACTGCTGGTCCTTCCCAAGGGACTTTGGGATCCATGTGCCAGAAGACACACGTGTCTGAGAGACGTTGGGCTGAAAACTTATTTATTTGAttgttattaaaatagtttttagaAACTGTACGAAGATGAAGTGGATAACACTTCACAGTCAGGCAGATGCAAACTCCTCCCAAAGAGATTTCTCCCTCCCCTATTCTCCAGTTTCATTAACCTTCTAGAATTCCTGTTACGGCTGCGCTTCCTACGCCTCTCAAAACGCTCTTCATCCTCagatgaggatgaagaggatGTGGAATCACTGTTGTGGACTGCGTGTCTCCGtctgcaaacatttaaacaaacaagtaaaacatTAAAGTACACACTAAAGAGTATCAAAATTTAAGTGAATTCTGTCTCAGAATTTACTTTGAGATCTATTAAGTTTCCAGATCATTCTACTCCTTTTGAATCTGATTTCAAAGTCTATTACATGATTTCCCTTCTGACAGTaaaatttaatctttctctAGGAAGGTAAAATGTTTAACTGTTTTGTAAAgaagtttcagaaataaattactcattttgtccaatctctctctctcacacccACATAAATGGAGTTTCCCTTAGCATTATATATCCACTCTGTGAAACATAAACCTTTTAAACTTGTTTACAAATTTGGCTTCAAAAACCCTTCCTTCCATAACTGTCTGCTTTCAAAGATGCTGAACAAAGTGCTCATATCTAGCAAGAGACAGCATTCTGCATGCTCTAACTGCTTTCAGGAGCCAAAACCTCCTTGTCATTACTGCTGTAATTCataatttataatttcatttagcatttttcttgtttaaggACAGTTTCATACAGAAACATTAACTGATTTCAAAGAGAAACCAGAATCAGTATttgactgattaaaaaaaaaaaacccacaacaaatcCATTAAAACTTCCGTACAGGTTCTCCCTCTACCTAAATTAtcttcagttttaagaaaatattggtATTCTTCAAGATTAGTCTCAGATTTTCAGAGAGAGATTCTGGCTTCAGttcaagaacaaaagaattGCAGCTACCTAATCTCAGCACAACCTCCGTAATTACCTTATCAGTGACCACCagtactgcattttaaaatacctaatGGCTAACAAAAAGTGCAGTTGACACtctcaatatttgttttctttataccCTCGGACTACCACAGCAATAATCACACTATTACTCTGTAATTACCACCAATCCAAACACCCTTGAAAGCGTTATTCAGTAATGTGAGCAACAGCACTATTGAGAAGTAAGAGCTATCACTAACCATATACCAACCTGTTAGttcttttgcagccagagcCTGCTGACTGAGCACTGCTAAATGAGTATCTCTGTCTGACAGGGGAAGACCGGCCCGAAAAATTTCTCTGACGTTGTCTTGGTTCTgttgaaagcaaagaatttagAATAATGTTACAAACAAGTTTAAGAGAAAGCAGGATAGTGAAGGAGGTAGAAAATTTCAGGGGAAGTTTCAagtgattgggggggggggaatttttttatttttttttttcaaatcagtgcacagtagaagggaaaaaacacacactTGTGTTTTAAGGAGAACTGAAAGCCACAAGAGTAGGATTATCAAGTCTGCTTAATTACTATTCTTTCAAGGATACACAGgccattttttaattgaaaaacaacaacaagtATGCCAAATGGCAAAGGAATATAAGGTGCACAGGATACatgcatttaataaaatttacttGCAGAATGATGGtaagaaatttaaatagaaGTTGAGTGTgcatatatttcattaaaaaaaccaaacttctaTGCAAGGAATTAGCTCTTAAGAGAAACTGTGCATATAACCTACTTTCCAATGGAGCTTGATAGCGCTCAACAGTTTTCCTCTGTCGAAAGTCATAACGCTTTCGAGTGTCTTCACCATCATCATGCTCTTTCTCTTCACTTTCTTCTGACGAACCTGCTGTACATTGACATAACGTTAAACTGTTTAAGTACTGTTGCAAATGATACTAAATTCAAAATGGACTCCACAGGTGCCTATAGGTTTTACTAGTACCTTCATGTTAATGACGATAGAGCTGAAAACTTGCAAAACCTGACGACCAATTTATGCAAGAGACATTCCAGAAATTACAAAACACAGAGGAGCGTACATATAGATACACTGTTCTGTGCTCGCTGAAGTTGCTGGGTGACTTCTCATCAGTCTTACTAACACCAATTCTGTCATCTTGCTTAGCTAAGATGCAGCTCCCATGAAAACCGCTATTTCAGACAGTCATTTCTTGTTATTGTGGGAAAGTGtttcaaggaaatgtttttcatattctATAGTGCTAAGACTAAGCACAGGTAATCTAGCTCCAAGCCCTAGCTCTGCCACAGATTACGTGAGCAATAATGGGCAAGTCACAGGTTTGAACTGCCCCAATCAGAAAAGAATGTCAAATGCATACAGTTTATGCCACTAGCTTCTGCAAAGTAACTTGATGTTTTTTCATGAAAGATGGTAAGAATGCAAAAACCAGAGTATAATTACCTAGCAGGTTCCTAATAACACCCTCTCACATTAATAGCTACACACCGGGTGAGGAATGTAGACGCTCTGttcacctccctgctccctAAAATTAAGTACATTTGACTCCTTGGAAAGCACGaagctttatttcttccccCTAAAATGTCGCACTGCTTTCTGAATGCAAGATAAGTTACACAAGATACCTAGACAGCACATGGAAAAGtgacaaattattttggcaTCACTACTCTGCCCAGTCCGTGGTTCTCCAACACTCCTGTCACAAAGGCATgagcttttctgctcctctagTCCTTCCCCTTGTTCCACTCACTTTCTTTACACTAACACACTTTCCTCACTCCTTCTTGGCCCGCTTTTCATtctaaaagtatattttagttttttccCAATTTAGAATTCCAGAGTTATCACTTTGATCACAAAGGAACTGCCCCATACTCTTATTTCCCTTTCAACATACTatttagaattacttttttctacAAGTCTCTCCTGCCCAACACCTCGAGATCCACACACTTGAACCAAGCCATACAGTTCCTCCCTCTAGACTGCCCATACCTTGGATTAAAGCTGCTCTTATTAAAGCCTTGACTTGATATTCTCCTAACTAGATCTCCAAATGAGTCAGCTGTCCTCCCTTACCAGTCAAATGTCCTCGGCACACTTGGTCGTTTCCTTTTGTTAATGCCTTGCTCTACCTTGGCTTCTTTAGGTCAGCCTCTCGCTGGACTCCTGCCGTGGCTCCAGGTGTTTTCTCACTGCTCTACCAGGAGGTCTGGGCACCGAGGTACGCACCTGGGAGCCACAGGCTAGGTCTGAACTAATGACAGGCTGAACAACAGGCCGAAAACCAGGCCACGGACTGTTCGCTGGCCTGATCCTGGGTAGGAACAAGATCACCCCAGTGCTCATTAACACCTGGACATCTAGCTTGAACCTTTTTGTAGGTCTCCATTGCCAGTCATTAAGTCGTACACAGGCTGCGTAACACATACAAGATAACGCCCGCACTGGAGATTGCATAAATCATCTCTCATTCAAGTTCTGATAGTCTGATGGTCAGGCAGGTGACCAGACGCAGGGCACAGGCAGTACTGACCAGCAAACTATTGACATGTGACTGGCCCGTTTTATCCCCTTGCCCCTCTATTTTCCTACTCTTGTTCCTCCCAAAATCACCTGAACGCCTCCCGTGTTCCTGCCCTTAAGATCCCTTCAGTCCTGGgtgaactgcttttttttttaaactttcgAAAAGATGAGTTAAAGGGAATTCACAAGGATCGCATGAAAATTGGAGCAACTCTGGCTGATGTTGATCCAATGCAAATAGATTGTTCAGTACGTAATTTTAGTTCATTGTGTCCGTGAGATGTTTCCAGTGTTTCTGAGAGCTTTCAATAACGTGCTGTCTACAACGACCTTGGTTTACAGTTTTCTCTCAAGCAATCTGAACATTGCCCAGAACATTTCTTTCACATATAAAACGTGTTctgttgaatttatttttaggtgCGATTTGATGGTGTGGGTGGTCTTTCTGACcacatttcagctttaaaagagATGGTGGTTTTTCCACTGCTTTACCCAGAAGTCTTTGAGAGATTCAAAATTCAACCTCCAAGGTAACAGATATTCTTTAAAACTATAAATTCTAATTCACCCATTTTCAGGAGAATATTCAACTGAGGTATCAACATGTTTCCATGCTTCAGAATTTTCAGCAATGTCGATGGGGCTTTTTGGCAGTagtaaaaagcaatttcttgAAAATGGATAGAATCCAGAATATATGTAAGTTCAAAGATGTACTGTGTGGTGAGAGTATACTTTAAAAGTGTCTTGCCTTTAAAAGGTGGGGCTGagtcatttttgttttgagttcTATGTCCACGCCAGCTTGATTAGTTTATAAGCAAGAAGGAATCATCTACTGGTAGTCAACTGTAATTTGTTGCTTGGAAGTCCAGTTGTCTCTCCCACCAACTGTCTTTTTGTTCAAGTGATCATTTTAGAATTGACAGGACTTGCAACTAGAACCTTGCAGTGTTTGTTGTGCGTGGGCTACAATAAGAATCTGTCCACTTTTTACACAGCTCAAGTAGTTCTGCATTAGGAAATTATTAGAGATTTAAGTGTTAGCTTTATATAGTCTTGATCAGCAGAGTTCAATTATGGTATAGTGAAATATGACTTTAAAGTCGTTGCTTTCAGTAACTTTAAAAGTattacaaataatgaaaagaaaatattccagtggttttgcttctttagTCATTGAAATCCTTCTGGAAACAGCAGTGTATTGGCTTTTCTAGTTGATGGCTGTATTTATCTGGAAATGCAGAATACTCTCCCAGGTTTAGACTTCCACCTCCTTTATCATCAGCAATGGATGGCCTGGGAGACCAAATCCAGTAGCTGAAAGGTTTTAAGGGAGAATGAAATGCTTTACTAGCAAATCTTGCCTTTTGTGAAAACAAGCATTTATATGCAGCGTGTCATAAGTTAGCCAAGTCTCAGATTCTGCGCTGAAGTTTGTTCTGGTTTGGCTCCActctgctgtaaccacccctGTTAGTTTGTCAGCAGTTTTGGAAGCGTCCTTCTGGGACACTAAGATCTTTTCTCAAGGTTTGTACGTCTCCATTAGCCTCTTTATTTGCTGCGTTTACTGCCTCGTTGAATTGCGTAGGAACACAAAACTTCCAtctcttttcacttttctcacACTTCAGCTGTTACTGCGATCTTATACACGAAGCGTTTTGGTTAGGAGAGAAGAGGTGT
Proteins encoded in this window:
- the LOC142599792 gene encoding ATPase family AAA domain-containing protein 2-like, with translation MTELVLVRLMRSHPATSASTEQCSSEESEEKEHDDGEDTRKRYDFRQRKTVERYQAPLEKPRQRQRNFSGRSSPVRQRYSFSSAQSAGSGCKRTNRRRHAVHNSDSTSSSSSSEDEERFERRRKRSRNRNSRRCLPLNFRKDELKGIHKDRMKIGATLADVDPMQIDCSVRFDGVGGLSDHISALKEMVVFPLLYPEVFERFKIQPPRGCLFYGPPGTGKTLVARALANECSQGERRIAFFMRKGADCLSKWAGESERQLRLLFDQAYQMRPSIIFFDEIDGLAPVRSSEQDQIHSSIVSTLLALMDGLDSRGEIVVIGATNRLDSIDPALRRPGRFDREFLFSLPNQEARKEIFKIHTRDWTPKPLDMFLEELAEKCVGYCGADIKSLCAEAALCALRRRYPQIYKSSEKLQLDVASIRITAKDFAMAMQKTVPASQRAVASPGRALSSVSKPLLENTLARILQALQRVFPHAEFALQKDQQPDSVNHVLRNDTVDSDEESPSIFEEKPTHKMPSREKEKFLSFSRNAYYQPTSCRPRFLLVGEPGYGQASHLAPAVIHALEKFPVYALDLPVLFVTATSPEETCAQLMREAQRTAPSIIYIPHIHLWWEAVGATLKATFTTLLHNIPAFAPVLLLATSDVCHADLPTEIKELFIDDYEEVFQIQLPNEEERRMFFEDLIINQAAKPPASKNSADSWVHRMTRGRHSQVEEQQVMCVDKSRGNAHTASDCGLLRAQTTVALCHGGN